ATTCAGACAGTAAAGTGATCAATGTTACCTGAGACTTTAGAATCTCTCGTTCATTTGCTAATGCTTCTGAAGAAACAAGGTCTTTGCTTAAAAATAAAGGCTTTGCTGCTACAACATGCATGGCTATTTCTGAGCCTACACGCTGAACAGTCTCTAGTTGAGTACTTTCACTCCCAGCTATACGGCCCAACCCTGTTTTCATATATAACAATAAAGTTAGACATGGGATTAGTGACAAATCTTGGAACTGTATTGGATAAACTTGTACCTGGTTGGGGACACGTGTGGAGATATGCAGAGAGCACACCTGCCGAAGGTTTTGACAGCAAGAAACCTCTCCTGAATCTGATATTCTCACCCATTACCGCAGGTACTTCTGTAACAGCGTTTGAAACCGTGGTTTCACCATTTACTTTAGGATGATCGAGATTAAGCTTCAACTCCTGAATTGGATATCAATTGCTCAGATGGGTCGTGGTAAGTGATCTTGGATACCGTGTGTTGTTGATTGGACGACCTGGGGATTGCTCTGGAAACGCCTCGTGCTTGGGTAAGGAACTTCCTGATGGTTGTGGTGTGAGTGGGAGCTCGATGCTGTTCATCAATGAGATATTTGTTGTGACTTACCCTTATAAATATGGAGCAGATACAGGAAACCCTAAAGACGAATTGAATGTTTGGAGATGCTCAAGAGACACTCGTGTGACCATCTCCAACAAATCTCCAATGGTGTCTATGAGGATAGAGCACGCTGAGCAGTAAAATCTAACTTTGGTATGTCTGAGACATATGTTGGCTTGTTTTTAGCATTTCCTTGTGATTTGAAGTTGGAAGTATTCTGATATCTAGCATTTAGCATCTTAAAACTATGTCTTCTTAATGAAAAAGGTTTGAACTCCTTTAGCATTGTCTTGGCTGCACACCTGGTAATAGGGTGggtatatattatgttttgggAAAATCtctactatataaaagttgacaAATCACTGAAGGTGTGTAGGAtttaaaacaaacaacaaaattatgacaaatcatttttgttatttaaaaaaaatgttagtacttccaaatctcaaaaaaaaattagaaatcattttcaaataagataaacttataaaaatgaaaacattatatataagttaacataatgaataaaatatgtttgaaaattaacataaataaatttggAGTGGCTGGAAGAGAAGAGGAGGAAAGAGGTGTGGCCATTATAGAGGAATGGCCAGtgaatattatagagatttgaAAGAATAAAGAGCAAGTTTAAGAAGACCATTAGAAAGCCAAAAGTTCATTACACCaacttagaaaataaaaaattgtgtgtttattATCATCTAGTTTGAAATTCATTATCAGCGTAATAAATCAAAACTTGATGTTTATGaaacttaaacaaaacaaatattttgagtGAAAGATATGAAAACAAATAGAATTACAAGAACTAAAACTTATTGACTTCAACAACAGAAAGAAATACATGACCGGCTCGGTTTAAAGCAAGAGACACAAACAACATCGTATAAGTGTAGACATCGTTAATATATTCAAGACCGGTTTTGTTTAAGTGGAAAAATATTACCGTTACGAAACACATAGCCGGTTTAATTCAAAAGTGTTAGTTAATGCAGGTCAGGTACGGTTTAGGGTGGAAAATGCATGCCGGTTCGATTCAAAATCAATTGGCTCAGTTTTTGAATTATAACCGTTAGAAACGCGTCTTCAATCGAATAAATGATCCTACTCTGTCAAATTTATTTCCACatgttcacaatttttttttctggcaaGATCGAATTCTCTGGATCGATTCCTCGAAGATTTGCAAAACTGGAAAATTCGATTACGATCTTTTGATTAAGTGTTTCGCTTTCTGTAAATCGTGGATTTGATCGCGATTTTGTTTTCCagatcttcttttcttctcGAAGAGATCTTGATTTGATTGTTTATGGTTTTATATTGAAGGTTGTTTCCTTCTGAAACCCCGATTGATTGTTCGCGATTGGTTTAAAAACCATCTTATCTGCGCACATCATGTATACACTGTCCCCGTTTCTCTTTTCTTGTAAGATCCATCATGCATAGTAGTGTACAATCTGTCAAAATTCATACTCTTGTATAAAGGTTACATTACACAAGTCAGTcagtttggtttttggtttgaaCAGATGATGAGAGTATCGCTTGGAGGAGGAAACCCCACCTGCCTTTTTTTTCCTGCCAGAGTTACTTGTCTACAGAGCTGGAATCATACTCTGTATGAAACCATCATCACCAAGGTAATTACTCTTCTGTATGcaagtttgtttttgtttctaaagTTTCCGTCTTTTTGAGGATGGAATTCAAAAAGATAGTCTAATAGTGTTTTTGTCAGATTTTTATTTGGGTAAGACTTGTGACTCTATTGGTTGGTAGTGCATGCTTTAATTGTCGTTAAGACAAAGACTATATGTGGAGAGGGGATGAGAAAACAATGACCCACGGCTTAGAAAAGACTAGTTGGATTGGAAAAACTACCAACAGCTTAAAGATAGATGTCTTATGACAAAGGCTCTGAACCATAAAAGGCTTTAAAAGTAGACAAAGACTATGAGTTGAATGGGTTGGTTTACGGTTTGTTGGATGGAAAGAAAAAACGACCAACAGCTGAAATAAACTTAAGACACAAGTTGGAAAAGGGGTGCATGGTGGAACAAAAGAGTTCAAACGGCTTAAAGAAGTCTTAAAAAAGGCTATTGGCTAAGACAAAAAGGGGTCGGTTTTGAGATGTGCTGGATGGAAAGTTGACCAATGGCTCAGACAAAAAAGTCCATAGATGGAAAAAAGAACAGGCAAAAGAAAACTTATTggatggaaaataaaataaacgacCAACAGCTTGATAAAGAAGTCTTTGAACAAAGACTATGAACCACAAGGCATAAAGAAAACTTTGTCTGGGTATAATGACTATGAGTTGGATGGGTATAATGACCAACTCTTAAGAGAAAAAAGAAGGAAGAATGACAAATCAGTCTTAGCATAAAGACTAAATCGAAACAGTTTCTGCTTTGTAAAAAGTCTAGACAAAAACTATGACGTGGCTTACGATTTGTTGGATGGAAAAAACAAAAGACTAACGACTTGAGAGGCTCTCAAGAGAAACACTATGATGAGTTGGTTTGTAAATTGTTGGATGGAAAGAATGAACGATTGTCTTTAAGACAGCTGAAACAAAAACAACTAATGGCTTTTGAAAGTTATTTGACAAAGGCTGCCAACGGATTAATGAATCATAACACACACATATTCTAAACAAGGACTATGAATCGAAAAGAGATTCTTAACTCTAGACAAAGACAATATGGGTCCGTCCGTTTATAGATATGTTGGATGTAAACATTGACCAGCggtttagaagaagaaaaaaggtcATTAGATGAATGAAAAACGACTAATGGCTGAGAGAATACTTGTTGGATGAAGAAAATGACaaacagttttaaaaaatcacaagACAGGCTCCATGAACCAAAAGACAGATATGAGTTGGATGTATAGAATCACCAGCTGTCTCTAATCAGTCTTAAGACAGATATGAAATGAAAACTACCATGGCTATGGAAAACTCTCTAAACAAAGTCTTTTGAGAAATGTCTCACAGCTTAGAAAAGTCTTTcgagaaacaacaacaacaacaacagagtAACCCAGAAGAgacccatcatcatcatcacagtATCTCTGAAATATGCTAAAAGGCACTACGCTAACCAAGTACTTGAAAATGTCGTTTCTAGCAACAAAGTATGTCTCGCAGTTCAGTTCAATCACAGCAACTTTCCCTTCACTCTGAGCAACCGCAAGCATACCCTCTGCAGCTGTCCGTGAAGACTTTTTGGAATCCAGTACTTTTCCTCTCTTCCTCAAAATCTTTCTGAGCAGCCTCTGTGTCAACACCCATTTGTTAGAGATCAAGAAACAGAACTAAACCGcaggaaaaagaaaacaatcttTAGTACCAATGTCCCAATTGCATTCAGCTAGAGAAGCTTTAACATCTTTGATGGGAGCACTTGTTCTTTGCCTCAGTTGCTTGATGAGGCTTATCTAGTCAAATACAGCAGGAGCAGCCTCCCAGCTAAAACTCTGCAAGAAACTCCCGAAACCACGAGAAGAGCTTGCGTATCCAGGCGATACAGAGGTCGTGGGATATCGAGTAGCTTGGAAATGGAGAGAACACGGCGAATGAGAGGTTGTTTGGTTACTGGGATAACAGAGGAGACGCGACCGCGATGGGTTTTGTGTTTCACAAAACCCCACGGAATTTTAATAATGAGTTCGGGAATTAAAGTTAAATGAATATGTGCCTATTAATTAGCCTATTAAGATATGTTATATGACACAGAGAATGTGTTCTTTCATAAGTTTCTCTTTGAGAAGGTTCGAATGTTTACAGTCCTGATGTCATAACTGTCTATATATTCACAAAACGTGGAAACAAACACCAAGAACTCACCAgtatataatgaaaatttgGTTAACGAAACCAGAAAGCTGAACCTTAGGTATATGCACAATTCAACCTGTATTTACACTAAAGATCCGCTGTTCCTCACGATTTGTCTCATTTTGCAAGTGTCTTCTTTCTCTGTCTTGTATAGACCTTACACGGCCTTGAATCAGTAACATAATCTCTCCTTGTTGATAATAGTTCGGAGAACCGTTCCATCTCAACGAGAACCTTTTTGTTCTTCTGCATGCATATTGTTTCGCTTCCACCACTTGCGTTTCCACAAGAATTAGATACCATCAAATCAACAAGATAGCTGCATACTTCACCATGATCATGGATTGATGAAACCGTCCGTTGCATTTGTTCTTCAACTGTCTCATCTTTAGTTCCATTCCTCTGCATTTGTTTTCTGCTTGCCTGCGGTATTGCCAAATGAGATAGTTATGAACTGTAGTTGAAACTTACTATTACCCTTATCTGAATTTACTAACCAGGAATACGAGATTCAACTTGGTCACTTGGTCGGAGTTTAATAGCTGAGCTTGCATAAGCTCTTGAAACAAAATTACAATCTCGCTGCTGATATTCGTCCCATTCAGATTCTGAATCATGCTAGAGATGCAAGACTCATCGAAGACACTTCTCAGCCACGCCGGTTTGTTCTTGAGCCTTAGCATGGCGACTGTTACATGGACCGCAGGCTTGTGGTGGTTCACAAAAGTGTTTGATGCAGAACAAGGCATGGCCAAGGACACTGACATTTCTTCTGTAATAAACCTGTACCATGAGCTGGTCTTAAGCATCTCTGTTCTCCCTTCCATGTCTTCCCATTCTATTATCATGGACAGACAAAGCGCAGAGTTTGTCGCTACTCTTATGTCATCATAGAATACCAGACCACTTAGTACAGCCTTCACTGATTTAAGATAACTCGATGAACAACGTAGTTGCTCTTTTCTGATGTCTATCTGTTGTGATAGTCCAGTGAACAACTCCAAGAGACAATAAGAGGCCATGAGCTTGATTTGCGGTGTTCCAAAATGCATCAACCTGCACAAGTTATGACAATGGATGCAGACTACGGGTAGCGTTTCCAGGCTGCTTGATGGGCTAAAGAAAGTTTGCCAGTCCACAGCTCCAGCGAGAACAATATGCAGGCTACAAGGCCAAATGAGAGTCCGAACGGTTAGAAGTAGGGTCTATCAACATGAAAAAACTTCACAAGCTACGTACCTTCTTAATGAGAAAAAGTAGAATGGTAACGTGAATGCTAGAGCCTCCCCGATGTCAGTTTCATCCTGAGACTGAGTTAATGATGGACCTCTAGCGCAAGCTACATCAACCACAGTGTTGATAGCCGATGCCAAGTACGAATTCACCACAATAATTCTTGAAGAATCCAAAAGTGCTTCATGTGATGAGTGGTAAAGAACCAAGCAAAGAATGCCAATCACCATCATACCTTCATGGTGTTGTGTTAAGGCAGTGTCTCGCAAGCTCAAATAGTTTAGCAGCTACAAAACAAAACGGATAAAATGAGATCTTCAATTAGAAAGATGACAATGTTGGGGGAGAAAAGGTTAAGTGGCCAGACCTTAATAAACACAGCATCCCAGGATTCATCATTTTTGAGCACTCCAGGTTGTACAGAAGCTAGAATGTTGAATATTAGCACAAGTAGTGTAGGGGAAGTTGTTTTCATGGATGAGTCAGTTAAACCACAAACGAGCCTATAAATTGCATTGCCAATGCCACTAATGGATAAATAGTTGGAGGCAGTTGGAAACTTAGAAACGACCGTGGTCATTAGATTTAAAACTGAGATAACATCATTCTCTTGCTCTCCCTTGTCAGCGAGGTGTGTCAGCAAGTTAACCAAAAGAGTTGCGGCATAGTTGTCTCCTTCTGATACCAGCTTTGCGAACCAATGTGTGAGCGATCTCTGTCTGCCATCTCCATATACATTGTGAACTTCGTTTCCAATTAAGTTGTTCCGGGCTATCTTTTGGATCTGGTAAGTTAAACTTTTGCTGATATTTTCTTGTTGAAAAAGCCACTTGAGAGATTCCAGATGAATATCACAGGAACCCAAGTCCCACTCATATTCGTTTAGTAGATGGAAGACTATTCTCTCAGCCTCTAGACTGTAAGATATCTGGTATCTCTTGTTTTGAAGACTCCTGCAAAGACTATATAGATTCACTAGTTGCAGCATAGCTGGAGAGTCAGGTATGAGACTTGTCCTGTTGACAAGAATGTATTGCTCCAAAGAAGCAAAAACAAGCTTATCATCTGCAAGCCTGCAAACGATGCAAAAGAACATAAGAAGTGCGAAACAAATTGCCGCCCCTTAGTTCGTCCCCCCAAAAACATAAATCGAAATCAAAAGCATAAGTCACCTGTCATTGTGTATCCAACCGGTATGAAAAATCAGCAGAGCTGCAAACTGGCAAGATGCCAACTCTTGATTATTGGAACTATCTTGCCCGAGCAAAAATAGCAAGTCTTGTGGATCAGAAGGAAGACAGGTAAGAGCATTTCTGATATGTGAACCCAAATTCTGTCTGTGAAGAACATCGACAAGGGAACTGAGCATCAAATATATCCTCTGTTTTATCTTAGCAGTAGAGAAGTTTCCTAGACATCCAAATGAAAAACTGAACCAATCTGCTGAAACAAGTACTTCCGCAAACTCCATGGCCTTAACATCTGAATTCTGAAGAAGAACAGAGTGAAAGGTTTCCATTATGCCAAGAGTTGCTTCTTCATTGACCTCGTTGACATCAGAAAGAAACCAAGGTAACAGATGTGATACGCATACATCTATAACACAGTGTCTTAACTCAATGCACCTAGTATTGTTTATGGATGTTGGTGAAGTACAGTATGCATATACTTCATTGATTAAGTAGACTGCATGCGAGATCTGAGTTGAATCATTCTCAGGGATACTAAGACAGACCAAAACGGCATGTCTTAGGGATTCTTGCAATGATTTAAACACATCTGGAGTCTCAGCAAAAGATGGCGTTTTCATAAGAGAAACAGAAATGGAGCAGATCATTGCAAAGGCATCCGGAAATAATCCCATCTCTTGAGAATAATATCTTTCAAGCATCCTTTTCAGAATCAGAGCAATTTCCTGAACTTGAGAACTTGAAGCAATCCCAGGGAAATCAGAAATACAACTAGAAACAAGCTTTAGTGTCTGGATTTGAAAAGGATGACAAGGAACTTCGCCTACATAATGAAGCACTTGGATGACTGAAGGAAACCCAATAACAAGTTTCTTCCGAAAGGAATGCTCGGCTAAGGAAAATAAATCAAGAACTCTGAGGCATGCGTTGATGACATGATCTTTACAATCTGTTCATGAAAAGGAGTTCGTCGGTCAGATACATTAAAGCAAATATCTTAATTGGTGACATGCATGAAGAAGACGAATTGAACAAGCTGTTATTTTCTTCTATTCACGAATATGACAACTTGATTGAAGCCCAATGCCTCAAGATAAAAGTTCTTATCACATTATCAGGGAGGCTGTCATTACCTGATAACCGCAGAATCTCGAATATATAATCAGCAACATTTTCTTCTACCAGAACTTCGATCTGT
This genomic stretch from Raphanus sativus cultivar WK10039 chromosome 3, ASM80110v3, whole genome shotgun sequence harbors:
- the LOC108844095 gene encoding protein PUTATIVE RECOMBINATION INITIATION DEFECT 1, producing MLFLDSPVQDSDHLLREPVAADLNHLSPPCSNGHRSTVSLRTDQGGTFCFLCFSDLVSNPRAPTVHVSYALHQLSLALSQPIFLRTLLSSHVRFLVSPLVHALSIFDDAPIASQIMDTISLLCSAEECSVGEDFVERVSAQLSSGALGWSRRQLHMLHCFGVLLSSEKIDINSHIRDKESLVCLLVEGLQLPSDEIRGEIFFVLYKFSALQFTEQNVDGAELLSSLCPKLLSLSLEALAKTQRDEVRLNCIVLLAILAQQGLLADSRSSPVSSMSLDEVDDDPMLTAETVTVRPCLDVLFAEAIKGPLLSTDSEVQIKTLDLIFHYVSQESIPSKQIEVLVEENVADYIFEILRLSDCKDHVINACLRVLDLFSLAEHSFRKKLVIGFPSVIQVLHYVGEVPCHPFQIQTLKLVSSCISDFPGIASSSQVQEIALILKRMLERYYSQEMGLFPDAFAMICSISVSLMKTPSFAETPDVFKSLQESLRHAVLVCLSIPENDSTQISHAVYLINEVYAYCTSPTSINNTRCIELRHCVIDVCVSHLLPWFLSDVNEVNEEATLGIMETFHSVLLQNSDVKAMEFAEVLVSADWFSFSFGCLGNFSTAKIKQRIYLMLSSLVDVLHRQNLGSHIRNALTCLPSDPQDLLFLLGQDSSNNQELASCQFAALLIFHTGWIHNDRLADDKLVFASLEQYILVNRTSLIPDSPAMLQLVNLYSLCRSLQNKRYQISYSLEAERIVFHLLNEYEWDLGSCDIHLESLKWLFQQENISKSLTYQIQKIARNNLIGNEVHNVYGDGRQRSLTHWFAKLVSEGDNYAATLLVNLLTHLADKGEQENDVISVLNLMTTVVSKFPTASNYLSISGIGNAIYRLVCGLTDSSMKTTSPTLLVLIFNILASVQPGVLKNDESWDAVFIKLLNYLSLRDTALTQHHEGMMVIGILCLVLYHSSHEALLDSSRIIVVNSYLASAINTVVDVACARGPSLTQSQDETDIGEALAFTLPFYFFSLRSLHIVLAGAVDWQTFFSPSSSLETLPVVCIHCHNLCRLMHFGTPQIKLMASYCLLELFTGLSQQIDIRKEQLRCSSSYLKSVKAVLSGLVFYDDIRVATNSALCLSMIIEWEDMEGRTEMLKTSSWYRFITEEMSVSLAMPCSASNTFVNHHKPAVHVTVAMLRLKNKPAWLRSVFDESCISSMIQNLNGTNISSEIVILFQELMQAQLLNSDQVTKLNLVFLASRKQMQRNGTKDETVEEQMQRTVSSIHDHGEVCSYLVDLMVSNSCGNASGGSETICMQKNKKVLVEMERFSELLSTRRDYVTDSRPCKVYTRQRKKTLAK
- the LOC108844982 gene encoding elongation factor Ts, mitochondrial-like, producing MGENIRFRRGFLLSKPSAGVLSAYLHTCPQPGLGRIAGSESTQLETVQRVGSEIAMHVVAAKPLFLSKDLVSSEALANEREILKSQAGSTGNSQMAVEKIVEGRLRPLLFTLVDNLSEEVGSPVKVANFLRVEVGEGIERLEASGEPVAQCGHGV